Proteins encoded by one window of Salvia splendens isolate huo1 unplaced genomic scaffold, SspV2 ctg921, whole genome shotgun sequence:
- the LOC121791810 gene encoding LOW QUALITY PROTEIN: uncharacterized protein LOC121791810 (The sequence of the model RefSeq protein was modified relative to this genomic sequence to represent the inferred CDS: deleted 1 base in 1 codon; substituted 1 base at 1 genomic stop codon) gives LKIPTFQGRSDSEAYLEWERKVDLIFECHNYSEEKKVRLAAIEFTDYAIVWWDQLTTSTRRYGGRQVSTWEEMKSIMRKRFVPSHYFRELYQKLQSMKQGTKSVDEYYKDMEIAMIRANVEEDREATMARFLCGLNREIANIVELQHYVELEDMVHMAMKVEGQLKKKGTIQKNFSTSSHSSRTKEWTSTKPNFGAGSKPQNEASTSKSKEFEKGKGISTSTSTRNRDIKCFRCQGVGHIASQCPNKRVMILKPNGEIESESEREDDDEEEEDKQLEEIEPEHGELLVVRRALNMQNRNDDHSEMVEKLSLTTEKHPNPYKLQWLNECGEIRVTKRVLISFSIGNYKDDVLCDVVPMHASHILLGRPWQFDRRVTYDGFHNHYTFKHNNKSIMLVSLIPQQVQEDQQKLSQARRAREVERKRSESIEKESSEKKKHESMCCSGNCCFXERWSWRMCIDCRAINKITVKYRYPIPRLDDMLDELHGSVVFSKIDLKSGYHQIRIREGDEWKTVFKTKFGLYEWLVMPFGLTNAPSTFMRLMHHVLRKFIGKFVVVYFDDILVYSKNVNEHLNHVRAVLDTLRKESLYANLKKCSFCMDKVIFLGFVISANGIEMEKEKVKAILEWPIPQNVAQDVCFYWGEKQEHAFNLLKEKLTTAPILSLPNFDNMFELECDASGVGIGAVWLQDRQPIAYFSEKLKGAQLNYPTYDKELYALVRALETWQHYLWPREFVIHTDHESLKYLKGQGKLSKRHVKWVEFIESFPYVIKYKKREAHGGGLMGHSATNFSPFEVVYGFNPLSPLDLIPIPIEDRASLDGKAKAEMVKRLHERVRLNIEKRTEQYAKQANKGRKQVIFEPGDWVWLHMRKERFHSKRKSKLQPRGDGPFQVIGKVNDNAYKLDLPDSRTNPLDEEGNDGGTPKLINKDKKMDPLIIQSGPITRARAKKIKESMMLLVDE, from the exons ctgaagattccaacattccaaggaaggagtgactccgaagcttatttggagtgggagagaaaggtggatctcatctttgaatgtcacaactattccgaggagaaaaaggttagacttgctgctattgaattcactgactatgctatagtttggtgggatcaattgacaaccaGTACAAGGCGATACGGAGGAAGACaagtttcgacttgggaagaaatgaaaagcataatgcgtaagagatttgtaccttctcattattttcgtgaattgtatcaaaaattacaatctatgaaacaaggtactaaatctgttgatgagtactacaaagacatggagattgccatgattagggcaaatgttgaagaagatagagaagcaactatggctcgattcttatgtgggctgaatagggagattgcaaacattgtggagcttcaacactatgtggagttggaggacatggttcatatggccatgaaggtggagggacaattgaagaagaagggaacaatccaaaagaatttttcaacaagttctcattcttcaaggacaaaagagtggacttcaaccaaacccaattttggggcaggttctaaaccccaaaatgaggcgtcgacatccaagtccaaagaatttgagaagggtaaaggtatttctacttctacttctactcgaaatagagatatcaaatgttttcgttgtcaaggtgttggacacattgcatctcaatgtccaaacaaaagggtgatgattttgaagccaaatggagagatagaatctgaaagtgaacgtgaagatgatgatgaggaggaggaggataaacaattggaggagattgaaccagaacatggagaacttttggtggttcgaagggctctaaacatgcaaaacagaaacgatgatca ttctgaaatggtggaaaagttgagcttaacaacggaaaaacatcctaatccgtacaagctacaatggcttaatgaatgtggagaaattcgagtgactaagcgagttctaatttcgttttcaattggcaattataaagatgatgttctttgcgatgttgtgccaatgcatgctagtcacattcttttggggaggccatggcagtttgatcgtagagtgacttatgatggatttcacaaccactacaccttcaagcacaacaacaagtctattatgcttGTGTCTTTAAtacctcaacaagttcaagaggaccaacagaaattgtcacaagcaaggagagctcgtgaggttgagaggaaaagaagtgagagcattgaaaaagagtcgagtgaaaaaaaga agcatgagtccatgtgctgttccggtaattgttgtttctaagaaagatgg tcatggaggatgtgcatcgactgccgagcaatcaacaaaatcacggtaaagtatcgctatcctattcctaggctagatgatatgcttgatgaattgcatggttctgttgtgtttagtaagatcgatttgaaaagtggttatcatcaaattcgaattagagaaggagacgaatggaaaacagtctttaaaacaaaatttggtctatatgagtggttagtaatgccttttggtttaactaatgcaccaagtactttcatgaggttgatgcaccatgttttgagaaaattcattggaaaatttgtggttgtttattttgatgatattcttgtctatagcaaaaatgtgaatgaacatcttaaccatgtgcgtgcagttttggataccttacgaaaagaatcattgtatgcaaatctcaaaaagtgttctttttgcatggataaagttatttttctgggttttgttataagtgctaatgggattgaaatggaaaaagagaaggtgaaagctattttagaatggccaattcctcaaaatgtagcacaa gatgtttgtttttattggggagaaaaacaagaacatgcttttaatctccttaaagaaaaacttacaactgcaccaattctttctttgcctaactttgataacatgtttgagcttgaatgtgatgcatctggggTAGGCATAGGAGCTGTTTGGTTGCAGGATAGGCAGCCAATCGCGtactttagcgaaaagttgaaaggagctcaattgaactatccaacgtatgacaaggagttatatgctttggttagagctttggaaacatggcagcattacttgtggcctagagagtttgtaattcacacggatcatgaatctctcaagtacttgaaaggtcaaggtaagcttagcaagagacatgttaagtgggtggaattcattgaatcatttccctatgtaatcaaatacaaaaa gcgtgaagctcatggtggtggtttaatggg ccattctgctactaacttttccccatttgaagttgtgtatggtttcaatccattgagtccactagatttgattccaatacctattgaagatcgtgcaagtcttgatggaaaagctaaggctgaaatggtgaaaagattgcatgaaagggtaagactcaacattgaaaagaggacagaacaatatgcaaagcaagccaacaagggtcggaaacaagtcatctttgagccgggagattgggtttggttgcatatgagaaaggagagatttcattcgaaaagaaagtccaagttgcagccaagaggagatggaccattccaagtgattggaaaagtcaatgataatgcttacaaacttgacttacctg attcgaggacgaatcctcttgatgaagaagggaatgatggaggtacacccaagctgatcaacaaggacaagaagatggatccattaatcattcaaagtggaccaattacaagagctagagctaagaagataaaggagtccatgatgcttttagttgatgaa
- the LOC121791809 gene encoding uncharacterized protein LOC121791809, which translates to MVTRKRDITVDVASLFKDVEVKVPLLTALKMPPVSKFIKDYLAGKVNEEGRIITEENVSAVIQRGDLPSKKIDQGMFTLPISIGDIEVKHAMCDLGASINVLPYAIYKKLGETKLVDTDIMIQLANRSCIHPEGILEDVILKVNNFLYPADFFVIKMTEPAAKEASGVLLGRSFLSTGSTIIDVRNGTISLDFNGEQFTFNIDEAMKRPADCENVYSVDD; encoded by the coding sequence ATGGTCACCAGGAAGAGAGACATCACGGTCGATGTGGCCAGTCTGTTCAAAGATGTGGAAGTCAAGGTGCCACTCTTGACGGCGTTAAAGATGCCCCCAGTCAGTAAATTCATCAAGGACTACCTGGCGGGCAAGGTAAATGAAGAAGGGAGAATTATTACAGAAGAGAATGTCTCCGCAGTGATCCAGCGGGGTGACCTCCCATCAAAGAAAATCGACCAAGGGATGTTCACGCTCCCGATTTCAATTGGGGATATTGAAGTgaagcacgcaatgtgcgattTAGGGGCATCTATCAATGTTCTACCGTATGCTATCTACAAAAAGCTGGGAGAGACTAAGCTGGTCGATACCGACATCATGATACAGCTAGCCAACAGATCCTGCATTCACCCTGAAGGAATTCTTGAAGATGTAATACTGAAGGTAAACAATTTTCTGTACCCAGCCGACTTTTTCGTAATCAAGATGACAGAGCCAGCAGCGAAGGAGGCCAGCGGAGTTCTATTGGGAAGATCATTCCTGTCTACGGGCAGCACTATAATCGACGTCCGTAATGGGACGATCAGTTTGGATTTCAATGGAGAACAGTTTACATTCAATATTGACGAAGCAATGAAGAGGCCGGCAGATTGTGAAAACGTGTATTCGGTGGATGACTAG